Proteins found in one Pelobates fuscus isolate aPelFus1 chromosome 10, aPelFus1.pri, whole genome shotgun sequence genomic segment:
- the LOC134575517 gene encoding gastrula zinc finger protein XlCGF8.2DB-like has translation MNHTGENQILSFQSGKWIGLNRHHIYALNVGKVLPRLQSLRHIKWFIIRQDHTNVLHVQRLLKKKPHFVGHLKIHTGEKPFKCSDCGKSFTWKSQLISHKWIHSGERPFKCNECGKCFTQKHHLNSHQMVHSKEKQFKCTECGKCFTRATSLASHKMMHTGEKTFSCSECGKGFTQAALLASHKIVHNKEKPYKCTECSRSLKKKKKDLVQHQKLHTGEKPFKCTECGKCFISNSQISAHKRIHTGEKPFKCYECGKCFTLKHHLISHQMVHSEEKPFKCTECGKCFTLKRHLISHHMVHTGEKPFKCSECGKGFNWASSFNKHKRIQHIN, from the exons ATGAATCACACAGGAGAAAATCAGATTTTGTCTTTTCAATCTGG GAAATGGATTGGCCTGAACAGGCACCATATATatgctctgaatgtgggaaaggTTTTACCCAGGCTGCAGAGCTTGCGTCACATAAAATGGTTCATAATAAGGCAGGACCATACAAATGTACTGCATGTTCaaaggcttttaaaaaaaaagcctcaTTTTGTTGGTCATCTGaagattcacacaggagaaaaaccatttAAATGCTCTGATTGTGGGAAAAGTTTTACTTGGAAATCCCAGCTCATTTCACATAAATGGATTCATTCAGGTGAGAGACCATTTAAGTGTAATGAATGTGGCAAGTGTTTTACCCAAAAACATCATCTTAATAGTCATCAAATGGTTCACAGTAAAGAAAAGCAATTTAAATGCACTGAATGTGGCAAGTGTTTTACCCGGGCCACAAGTCTTGCATCACATAAAATGATGCACACAggagaaaaaacattttcatgctctgaatgtgggaaaggTTTTACCCAGGCTGCACTGCTCGCGTCACATAAAATAGTTCATAATAAGGAAAAACCTTACAAATGTACTGAATGTTcgaggagtttaaaaaaaaaaaagaaagatcttGTTCAACATCAGAAActtcacacaggagaaaagccATTTAAATgcactgaatgtgggaaatgttttatttcGAATTCTCAGATAAGTGCACATAAACGGATTCATACAGGCGAGAAACCATTTAAGTGTTATGAATGTGGCAAGTGTTTTACCCTAAAGCATCATCTTATTAGTCATCAAATGGTTCACAGTGAAGAAAAGCCATTTAAATGCACTGAATGTGGGAAGTGTTTTACCCTAAAGCGTCATCTTATTAGTCATCACATGgttcacacaggagaaaagccATTTAAatgctctgaatgtgggaaaggTTTTAACTGGGCCTCAAGTTTTAACAAACATAAAAGAATTCAGCACATAAActga
- the LOC134574536 gene encoding uncharacterized protein LOC134574536 isoform X1: MDWTQIDEKILDLTLEIISLLTGEVIAKQFRECVDHNRPHHVTEGSYKTERLSAVTQRSSLIHERENDKKILELTKKIIQLLTGEVPIRCEDVTVHFSMEEWEYLEGHKDLYKDVMKENHQILSSPGKPLSGEDHTPDCVPEFGNNEESVAKPKDGPHYLRTSKVRKRLKNNTPYMWEESPPCIEENHRDMDIYKETEYPSTDIKKESALHEEGNLTGFDIHACTDNTQTEYSSIVIKEESASDEEGNRPGVDIYKSSHNSTLADNEFNRTCSNIHSIKPCIELNTPHHIDGNATQSKDNIEEIFPISDCPQGFSSDTQDVKHQPTHTAILGTRTPSLQEMVMSSSSSSSDPAMDIVEGGIGHSGQEEGEASGRSKKRQRQPRILKAANPGRKKKYADNFGAEENSVLVTKFCKYYQCIFGGAAKKTSRAKKNKMWRKIVTAVNAVGGNNRTEYVVKKRYYDIRRMVKRKVKKAAAASRKTGGCLQEQEPDLLPYEEVLLQFLGRDNLLGIEGTSGAETSEVQAPQSPEEAPGIAGDAVSTESRAASSPPVSLEMRLASLSSRHPQLVDYPSPRMSVVSLQQPATGVQEQGSTAERPDGTLPLQEEDTITLTAVDPDSVTSVAEEMPLPQLPPQLAALCATIQARQAELETSIQQDRENHRELLQNVITEVRSMSNVLNEGVRQFTTVMVSLDRKMQRFMETREEECILMRAQAAHNLGITIADVDKLIREQRAQGLPRRDDDDE, translated from the exons ATGGACTGGACTCAGATTGATGAGAAGATCTTGGATCTCACCCTGGAGATCATCTCTTTGCTTACTGGAGAG gTAATTGCAAAACAGTTTCGTGAGTGTGTTGATCACAACCGCCCTCACCATGTAACAGAAGGATCCTATAAAACAGAGCGCCTCAGTGCAGTTACTCAACGTTCCTCACTGATACATGAGAGAGAGAATGACAAGAAGATCCTGGAACTGACCAAGAAGATCATCcagctgctgactggagag gttcctaTAAGGTGTGAGGATGTCACTGTCCATTTCTCCATGGAGGAGTGGGAGTATCTAGAAGGACACAAGGATCTATACAAGGACGTAATGAAGGAGAATCACCAGATCCTCAGTTCACCGG GTAAACCTTTATCAGGTGAAGATCATACTCCAGATTGTGTGCCTGAGTTTGGAAACAATGAGGAAAGTGTAGCTAAACCTAAAGATGGACCACACTATCTGCGAACTAGTAAAGTAAGAAAAAGACTGAAAAATAATACACCGTACATGTGGGAAGAGTCTCCACCGTGTATAGAGGAAAATCACAGAGACATGGACATTTACAAAGAGACAGAATATCCATCTACTGATATTAAGAAGGAATCGGCATTACATGAAGAAGGAAATCTCACAGGGTTTGACATCCATGCATGCACAGATAATACACAGACAGAATATTCATCTATTGTTATTAAGGAGGAATCAGCCTCGGATGAAGAAGGGAATCGCCCAGGAGTCGACATTTATAAATCCAGTCACAATTCTACTCTTGCAGATAATGAATTTAATAGAACTTGTTCAAACATACATTCTATCAAGCCTTGTATTGAATTAAATACACCACATCATATTGATGGTAATGCTACTCAGAGCAAAGACAACATAGAGGAAATATTCCCGATTTCTGATTGTCCACAAGGCTTCAGTAGTGACACGCAGGATGTTAAGCATCAGCCAACTCATACAG CCATTTTAGGCACTCGGACACCGAGCCTGCAAGAAAtggtcatgtcctcctccagctcctcaagTGATCCAGCCATGGATatagtggaggggggcattggccactctggccaggaggaaggagaagcaagtgggagaagcaagaaGAGACAGAGGCAGCCCAGGATCTTAAAGGCTGCAAATCCTGGGAGGAAGAAAAAGTACGCTGATAACTTTGGTGCAGAGGAGAATTCAGTACTGGTAACCAAGTTTTGCAAGTACTACCAATGTATTtttgggggagcagccaaaaaGACTTCCAGAGCCAAGAAGAACAAAATGTGGAGGAAGATTGTGACAGCGGTGAATGCTGTTGGAGGGAACAATCGCACTGAGTACGTGGTGAAGAaacg TTACTACGACATCAGGCGGATGGTGAAGAGGAAGGTGAAGAAGGCAGCAGCCGCCTCCAGGAAGACAGGAGGCTGTTTACAAGAACAAGAACCGGACCTGCTGCCCTATGAAGAGGtgctcctgcagttcctgggaagagacaacctccTTGGGATTGAGGGGACATCTGGCGCTGAAACATCTGAAG TGCAAGCCCCTCAATCCCCAGAAGAGGCACCAGGAATTGCAGGAGATGCTGTCTCCACGGAGAGCAGGGCAGCAAGTTCACCTCCTGTCTCCCTGGAAATGCGCCTGGCTTCACTTTCCTCTC GACATCCGCAACTTGTCGACTATCCTTCACCACGTATGAGTGTGGTTTCCCTCCAACAGCCGGCCACTGGTGTCCAGGAACAGGGATCCACTGCTGAGC GTCCTGATGGTACTCTCCCCCTGCAAGAGGAGGATACCATTACCCTAACTGCAGTGGATCCTGATTCAGTGACATCAGTGGCCGAAGAAATGCCGTTGCCACAACTTCCTCCACAGTTGGCTGCGCTGTGTGCGACGATCCAGGCTCGTCAAGCTGAACTGGAAACGTCCATACAGCAGGATAGGGAGAATCACCGAGAGCTTTTGCAGAATGTAATAACCGAGGTACGCTCCATGTCTAACG